In Arthrobacter sp. CJ23, the genomic window AAGTGGTTTCCCGTCACCGTGTTGGAACCTCCGGCGATGTGCACCAGGCCGAAGAGGTCGTCCAGGCCGTTGTTGTAGGGCTTGAGCGGATCGAAGGGTTCCATCTGGCGCAGGAAATGGTTGGCCCCGATCAGGTTTTCCGTGCAGCTGCCCTCGAAGTTCACCATGCCGGGGTAGAACGCGTGGAAGCGGTTGGACGTGATCGTGGAGCGCGTGCAGTTCTTGAAGTGGACGCTGCTCTTGCCGCGCGGGAAGACGTTGTTCCCGGACACCAGCAGCCCCATGTGGCCCTCGGCGTAGATCGAGAAGCCCACGTAGCCGGCGCCGATCAGGTTGTCCGTGACCTTCGAGGCCTGCCCTGAGCCCGGCAACTCGATGCAGCTGCCGCATTCGGCCAGGAAATTGCCGCTCACGCTCAGCGCGTCCGTATCCCAGACCACCAGGCCATGTTCCAGGTAGACCATTCCCATGCCCTCGATCCGGCAGGAATCGTTGGCGGAGTCGAAACGGATTCCGGTCTTGCCGTTGACGTAGGAGTTCTGGTTGGAGCCGAAGGACACGCCGTCGAGGCAGAAGTTCTGGAACACGATGGAGCTCAGGCGCGGATCTCCCGTGCGGTACACGCGGAAGGCCTCGTTGTTGCCGTCGGTGTTCTCCACGCGGATCCGGCTACCGCCCGGGTTGATTTCGTGCCAGCCCGAGGTGCTGCCGGCGTTGTAGCGGATGCTCAGGGACGTGAAGCCATGGCCGGAGCCACGGATGGTCAGGTAGCTGATGTCGATGTTGACGCGGGTCTTCAGGGAGTAGTCTCCCGGCGGGATGTAGACAACGGCGCCGGGCTTGGAGGCCTGGCTGGTCTGCTGGGACTTCACATCGGCAATGATGCTGTTGATGATCAGGCCGATGTCGTTGTAGGGCGTGGCCGTCGGGTTTCCTGGAACGGACCAGGTGGTGACGTCGTAAACGGTGGTCAAAGCAGGTTCTCCTCACATCTTTGGGGGTGAAGCGTTTTGGACCTGGCCCGGATGTCCGGACCCGGAACGGGTCGATCCGAAGTCCGTCAGAGGACTCCGATGATGCCGCGGTGCCCGGAAGCCGGCAGCCGCCCGCCGGCGTCGGGCGCTGTGCGGTGACCGGGATCCGGGGCAGTCCGGGCAGCGGCCTGGGTACTTGAAGCGACGACGACGGCGACCGCCGCCAGGGCTGCCGATGCCGTGCGGAGCAGGGTCCTGCGGCTCGGTTGGTACGGGCTGGGGTGCAAAGGGCCCTCCTTGGGTGGTGTGTGTGCCTGGAACGCGGCGGCCTGCCAAAAAGCTGCCAAAGCGGCCAAAATATGCCAAAACGATTTTGCGGCTGCCGTCGATCACAGTAGGGCCGGAATCGTGCGGCAGTCAAGACCCCGAAAACTCTTCCAAAGTGACGCTTGACACGCTCTTCGGATTGGGTTTAGTGTTTGAGCCAAGTCGTTTTGGCAAAACGATTTTTCACCCCGAAACAGTCTCGCCATCCCGTTCCGAGAGAAAGTGAGTCGACAGCGATGTCAGCTCGAAAGACCATCTCCAAGCTCGCCTCCATCGGCGGCATCTGCACGGCAGTCGCCCTCACGGCGACTGCATGCGGCGCAGGGGGCCCGGCGTCGTCGGGAAGCGCTGCAAGCTCCATCAATGTCCTCGTCGAAGCCGGCGGCCACGCCGAACTCACCGGCATCGCCGAGCAGTGCAAGAAGGACACCGGCATCGACGTCAACTTCGTCGAACTGCCCTACGACGGCCTGTTCAACAGGCTCTCCAGCGAATTCTCCTCCGGCGCCGTTTCCTTCGACGTCGCCGCCCTGGACTCAGTCTGGCTCCCCAGCTTCAAGGACGCCGTCCAGCCGATCGACGAGCTCTTCACCGATGAGGCCAAGAAGGACATCTTCCCGGCGCTCGTCAAGGAAGCCAACGTGGATGGCCACTACATCGGCATGCCCGCGTGGACCAACGCCGAGATCATCCTCTACCGCAAGGACCTCTTCGAAGACGCAGCCAACAAGGCCGGCTTCAAGGCCAAATACGGCTACGATCTCGCGGCACCCACCACCTGGAAGCAGTACCAGGACATCTCCGAGTTCTTCACCAAGGACGGCATGTACGGCACGGACGTCAAGGGTGCCGTGGAAACCGAATGGATGGCCCACGTCCTCCAGGCCGGGTCTCCCATGGTCCTGGATGCCAACAACAACGTGGTGATCGACAATGCCGCCCACAAGGAGGCACTCGACTTCTACACGAGCCTGTCCAAGTCGGCCCCCCCGGGCGCCGCTCAGGTTGACTGGGCCGCCGCGCAGAACCTGTTCAACCAGGGCAAGACCGTCATGACCCGCTTCTGGGCACACGCCTACCGGCAGATCCCCAAGGACGCCCCGGTGTACGGCAAGGTGGGCACCGCAGCCATGATCGGCGGCTCCGCCGGCGTCGCAGGCGTCCCCGGACCGTGGTACCTCTCGGTCCCCAAGGCCACCAAGAACGCGGACAACGCCAAGAAGTTCGTCAAGTGCGCCTACGAGCACAACAGCATGGGCATCGAATCCAGCCTGGGCCTCGCGGCACGTATCTCGGCCTTCGAGAAGTACCAGGACAAGCCCGGCTATGAGAGCTTCAAGCCGCTCATCGAAACGCTCAATGCCAAGGCCACGGCAACCCGCCCGGCCACGGCCAAGTGGCAGCAGATCGTGGACACCGTCCTGATCCCCACGCTGCAGAAGTCGGTGGCCGGCGGCGACAGCAAGGCCCTCCTGAGCGAGGCCAAGACCCAGGTCCAGGCGCTCCTCAAGTAAGACACCGCGGCCGGCACCGGCATCAGCCGTGCCGGCCGCGGACCCAACCAGCGGAAGAGAACCCCGTGCGTATCCCTGATCGCCGCTTCGCCCTCTACCTGATGACCCCGGCGGCGTTGTTCCTCGCAGTATTTGTTGCCTACCCGTTGTTCAGGCTCGTGGCCGACAGTTTCTTCAAGATTTCCCCCATCGTCGGCGGTCCACGCGACTTCGTCGGCCTGGACAACTACTTCCGGGCCTTCGCCTCCGAAGCCTTCATGGGCGCCGGCTGGCGGACCCTCGCCTACACCGTGGTGGTGGTGACCCTCGAGTTTGCGCTGGGCCTCGGCATGGCGCTCCTCTTCACCACCCTCGGCCGCAAGTCCCAGGTGTGGCGGACAGCCTTCCTGTACCCGCTCATGATCGCCCCGATCGTGGCCGGACTGCTGTGGAAGTTCCTCATGATCGACAACTTCGGCCTCATCGGGACTCTCCTGCACCAGGCCGGCATCCTGTTCAACCCCAACCAGATCGGCTGGCTGTCCGACCCGGACATCGTGCTCTTCTCGGTCGCCATCCCGGACATCTGGCTGACCACGTCGTTCATGTGCCTGGTGTTGTTCGCCGGGCTCCAGAACATCCCCGGCGACCTCATCGAGGCCGCCCGCCTGGACGGTGCCAGGGCCCCGGCGCTCCTGTTCCGGATCATCCTCCCGTTGCTCCGGCCGGTCATCGCCGTGGCACTGGTGGTCCGTGGCATCGATGCCGCCCGTGCCTTTGACACCATCCTCATCCAGACCAACGGCGGCCCGCAGTCCGCCTCCGAGACCATGAGCCTGCTGATCTACCGGACCATGATCCGCTTCGGCGATCCGGGACTGGCCAGCGCCATGGGCACCATCTACCTGGTGGCGATGCTCGCCGTCGCGTTCTTCGCGGTGACCACCATCTGGCGACCAGGAAAGGACAGTTGATGAGCGTGGCAGTAAAGCAAGCAACAGAAGGTGCCATGACCAGCCGAACCGTTGCGCCGCCGTCGGGCGCCACCAGCCCAAGCGGCCCGCGCAAGCGCCGTGGAGTCAATCGCGAAGGCCTTGAGGCGGGACGCCGCAGTACCCGGACTCTTCTCTGGATCCTGCTCGTCGCCGCCATGGTGCTGTACGGCTTCCCGTTCCTGTACCTGCTCTTCACGTCCTTCAAGACCCCCATTGATACCATCGCGGTCCCGCCCACCATCCTCCCCAGGGAATGGACGCTGGAGAACTACACCAACGCCCTGGGCCGCAGCGGCGTGCTGGCCTCCATCATCAACAGCACCCAGACGGCCATCATCAGCACCCTGCTATCGCTGCTCCTGGCCGTACCGGCCGCCTACGGCATCACCCGGTACAAGACCGCCAGCGGACGCGTGTTCATCATGGCCGCGCTGGTGACCCGCATGGTGCCACCGGTGGCGATCGGCATCCCGCTGGCGTCCATGATGGCCTCGGTCGGCCTGGCCGATACCCCGATTGCGCTGTCCATCGCCCACACCACCATCTCGCTGCCCCTTTCCATCTGGCTCATGTCCAGCTTCTTCGAAGCGGTTCCCCGTGACCTGGAGGAAGCGGCGACCGTGGACGGTTGCAGCAGGCTCGGCGCCCTCTGGCGGGTGGTGATCCCCGTGGTCTCCGGCGGCATCGCCGTCACCGCGATCTTCGCCTTCCTGGCCTCCTGGAACGAATTCCTCTTCGCACTCCTGATGACGGCGATCCGCTCGCAGACCACCCCGGTGGTGATCGCCAACTTCCAGACCCAGTTCGGCCTGGACTGGGGATCCATGACGGCGCTCGCAGCCGTCTACTCGATCCCGGTCATCCTCCTCACGCTTCTCTTGCAGCGCAAGATCGTGGCAGGCATGACGCTCGGCGCCGTCAAGGGCTAGACCATCTTTGAAACAACACTGAAAGGCACGCAAGAGAACATGGACGTGGGAGACAGATGAGCAACAAGAACATCGGCATCAAGGACGTGGCCATCGCCGCCGGCGTCTCCGTGACGACTGTCTCCCATGTCCTCAACGAGGTTTCCTACGCCAGAATCAGCCCCGAAACCAGGGACAAGGTCAGGGCCATTTCGGAGCAACTAGGCTATGGCCCCAACCGCCTTGCCCAGGCCCTTCGCACCCAGAGGACCGGCATGCTGGGCCTGGTCAGCGAGGATATCGCCACCACGCCCCACGCCGGCCGGATCATCCTCGGCGCTGACGAGGCCGCCAGAGCCCGGGGGTACAACCTCATGATCATCAACACCTCCGGCTCGTCCAGCCTCGAATCCCGGCAGGCCGACGTCGAGACCCTCCTGGAACGCCGGGTGGACGGAATCCTCTACGCCACCATGTACCACCGCAACGTGGAGCTGCCGGCCAACCTCGGCAGCGTGCCCTCCGTCCTGGTCGACTCGGTGGCCATCGGCGGAAACATCACAGCCGTGATCCCGGACGAAGAACGTGGTGCACGCGCCGCCGTGGGCGCGCTCCTCGAAGCAGGCCACACCCGGGTGGGCTTCATCAACAACACC contains:
- a CDS encoding NosD domain-containing protein; translation: MTTVYDVTTWSVPGNPTATPYNDIGLIINSIIADVKSQQTSQASKPGAVVYIPPGDYSLKTRVNIDISYLTIRGSGHGFTSLSIRYNAGSTSGWHEINPGGSRIRVENTDGNNEAFRVYRTGDPRLSSIVFQNFCLDGVSFGSNQNSYVNGKTGIRFDSANDSCRIEGMGMVYLEHGLVVWDTDALSVSGNFLAECGSCIELPGSGQASKVTDNLIGAGYVGFSIYAEGHMGLLVSGNNVFPRGKSSVHFKNCTRSTITSNRFHAFYPGMVNFEGSCTENLIGANHFLRQMEPFDPLKPYNNGLDDLFGLVHIAGGSNTVTGNHFSYDVPSASVTPSGQTPTIILVASGNNNYIAANNTVASVAVKTVVLDSSTSGTKVLDSGTQSQFEPYQSSYSFRATP
- a CDS encoding ABC transporter substrate-binding protein; the protein is MSARKTISKLASIGGICTAVALTATACGAGGPASSGSAASSINVLVEAGGHAELTGIAEQCKKDTGIDVNFVELPYDGLFNRLSSEFSSGAVSFDVAALDSVWLPSFKDAVQPIDELFTDEAKKDIFPALVKEANVDGHYIGMPAWTNAEIILYRKDLFEDAANKAGFKAKYGYDLAAPTTWKQYQDISEFFTKDGMYGTDVKGAVETEWMAHVLQAGSPMVLDANNNVVIDNAAHKEALDFYTSLSKSAPPGAAQVDWAAAQNLFNQGKTVMTRFWAHAYRQIPKDAPVYGKVGTAAMIGGSAGVAGVPGPWYLSVPKATKNADNAKKFVKCAYEHNSMGIESSLGLAARISAFEKYQDKPGYESFKPLIETLNAKATATRPATAKWQQIVDTVLIPTLQKSVAGGDSKALLSEAKTQVQALLK
- a CDS encoding carbohydrate ABC transporter permease, with product MRIPDRRFALYLMTPAALFLAVFVAYPLFRLVADSFFKISPIVGGPRDFVGLDNYFRAFASEAFMGAGWRTLAYTVVVVTLEFALGLGMALLFTTLGRKSQVWRTAFLYPLMIAPIVAGLLWKFLMIDNFGLIGTLLHQAGILFNPNQIGWLSDPDIVLFSVAIPDIWLTTSFMCLVLFAGLQNIPGDLIEAARLDGARAPALLFRIILPLLRPVIAVALVVRGIDAARAFDTILIQTNGGPQSASETMSLLIYRTMIRFGDPGLASAMGTIYLVAMLAVAFFAVTTIWRPGKDS
- a CDS encoding carbohydrate ABC transporter permease, whose amino-acid sequence is MTSRTVAPPSGATSPSGPRKRRGVNREGLEAGRRSTRTLLWILLVAAMVLYGFPFLYLLFTSFKTPIDTIAVPPTILPREWTLENYTNALGRSGVLASIINSTQTAIISTLLSLLLAVPAAYGITRYKTASGRVFIMAALVTRMVPPVAIGIPLASMMASVGLADTPIALSIAHTTISLPLSIWLMSSFFEAVPRDLEEAATVDGCSRLGALWRVVIPVVSGGIAVTAIFAFLASWNEFLFALLMTAIRSQTTPVVIANFQTQFGLDWGSMTALAAVYSIPVILLTLLLQRKIVAGMTLGAVKG
- a CDS encoding LacI family DNA-binding transcriptional regulator translates to MSNKNIGIKDVAIAAGVSVTTVSHVLNEVSYARISPETRDKVRAISEQLGYGPNRLAQALRTQRTGMLGLVSEDIATTPHAGRIILGADEAARARGYNLMIINTSGSSSLESRQADVETLLERRVDGILYATMYHRNVELPANLGSVPSVLVDSVAIGGNITAVIPDEERGARAAVGALLEAGHTRVGFINNTDDVPATRDRLQAFRTMLTEAGLDGDAAPVESEVSEVQGGYEAARRILAREDRPTGLFCYNDRMAMGAYRAAAELGLAIPADLSVVGFDDQELIAANLYPGLTTVALPHYEMGAWATEHLIDAVEGKTDLTLMALHPTILSCPLVRRDSVAAPRP